The proteins below come from a single Bubalus kerabau isolate K-KA32 ecotype Philippines breed swamp buffalo chromosome 19, PCC_UOA_SB_1v2, whole genome shotgun sequence genomic window:
- the CLBA1 gene encoding LOW QUALITY PROTEIN: uncharacterized protein CLBA1 (The sequence of the model RefSeq protein was modified relative to this genomic sequence to represent the inferred CDS: inserted 1 base in 1 codon), translating into MSPERLPIASVRAXGTNMQDQRELGGAAGQGLPLRAFLSDLPEQGGGVSLRQVSKDSGAPERQSGDAVEWARLRCALPPRDGEARTSGGSCEGLSTSTARGPDPGEHSGAWGEFEVFQESSASSEQFSQSFELQERPAASQPWRTASAQKEHGSSQRHQGGVTGTGAIAASEPVVSCEDVFRSAFQEVPVPQATEGISTLDHFLEARNEENSGLESAHKLCSESRKLWRALHNSRTTTISRCIWSESRSWENFLPVLGVDAAQKSLSGSPGRTLGEPGLHDPDEFGFHLQRCRALIQTKLSGMPAGGQGNLIAYSLFLKTPVHGNGQYITIPRKKKIFSPRNLKLTLFNSDIC; encoded by the exons ATGTCTCCTGAGCGTCTTCCCATCGCGTCTGTGCGGG CGGGCACCAACATGCAAGACCAGCGGGAGCTGGGGGGCGCAGCTGGCCAGGGGCTCCCTCTCCGCGCCTTTCTGAGTGACCTCCCAGAGCAAGGAGGCGGGGTTTCCCTCCGCCAGGTTTCTAAAGACAGCGGTGCCCCTGAGAGGCAGAGTGGTGACGCTGTGGAGTGGGCGAGGCTCCGCTGCGCCCTTCCCCCGCGGGACGGGGAAGCCAGGACCTCTGGGGGCAGCTGCGAGGGCTTGTCTACCAGCACCGCCAGGGGTCCAGACCCAGGGGAACACAGCGGCGCCTGGGGGGAGTTTGAAGTCTTTCAAGAATCCTCAGCCAGCTCTGAACAATTCTCTCAGTCTTTTGAGCTCCAGGAGAGGCCCGCAGCCTCTCAGCCATGGAGAACCGCTTCTGCCCAAAAGGAGCATGGTTCTAGCCAGCGTCACCAGGGTGGAGTGACAGGAACCGGCGCCATCGCCGCTTCTGAG ccTGTTGTCAGCTGTGAGGATGTTTTCAGGTCTGCTTTTCAAGAAGTACCAGTCCCACAGGCCACCGAGGGTATCTCCACCTTAGACCACTTCTTAGAAGCAAGGAATGAAGAAAACTCTGGCCTTGAATCCGCGCATAAACTGTG TTCTGAATCTAGAAAACTCTGGAGGGCTCTTCACAACTCCAGGACCACGACAATCTCCCGATGCATCTGGAGCGAGTCCCGCAGCTGGGAAAACTTCCTTCCTGTTCTCGGAGTAGATGCCGCTCAGAAG AGCCTCTCGGGAAGCCCTGGCCGCACTCTGGGGGAGCCCGGCCTCCATGATCCTGACGAGTTTGGCTTCCACCTGCAGCGCTGCAGAGCCCTGATCCAGACCAAG CTCTCGGGGATGCCGGCTGGTGGACAGGGCAACCTGATCGCCTACAGCCTCTTCCTGAAGACCCCCGTACATGGAAATGGGCAGTACATCACGATTCCAAGGAAAAAGAAGATTTTCAGTCCTCGTAACCTAAAACTGACATTGTTTAATAGTGACATTTGCTGA